In Equus asinus isolate D_3611 breed Donkey chromosome 13, EquAss-T2T_v2, whole genome shotgun sequence, one DNA window encodes the following:
- the LLGL2 gene encoding LLGL scribble cell polarity complex component 2 isoform X1, which produces MRRFLRPGHDPARERLKRDLFQFNKTVEHGFPHQPSALGYSPSLHILAIGTRSGAVKLYGAPGVEFMGLHRENNAVVQIHFLPGQCQLVTLLDDNSLHLWSLKVKGGVSELQEDESFMLRGPPGAAPSATQITVVLPHSSRELLYLGTESGNVFVVQLPAFRTLEDRTISPDAVLQRLPEEARQRRVFEMVEALQEHPRDPHQILIGYSRGLVVIWDLRGSRVLCHFLSSQQLENVCWQRDGRLIVSCHSDGSYHQWPVSTDAQPPEPLRSHVPYGPFPCKAITKIFWLTTRQGSPFTIFQGGMPRASYGDRHCISVIHNDQQTAFDFTSRVIDFTVLAEADPAAAFDDPYALVVLAEEELVVIDLQTAGWPLVQPPYLASLHCSAITCSHHVSNIPLKLWERIIAAGSRQNTHFSTMEWPIDGGTSLAPAPPQRDLLLTGHEDGTVRFWDASGVCLRLLYKLSTVRVFLTDTDPNENLSAQGEDEWPPLRKVGSFDPYSDDPRLGIQKIFLCKYSGYLAVAGTAGQVLVLELNDEEAEHTVEQVEADLLQDQEGYRWKGHERLCARPGPVRFEPGFQPFVLVQCQPPAVVTSLALHSEWRLVAFGTSHGFGLFDHQQRRQVFVKCTLHPSDQLALEGPLSRVKSLKKSLRQSFRRIRRSRVSSRKRRPAGPPGEVPEGSSRAERTGLQNMELAPVQRKIEARSAEDSFTGFVRTLYFADTYLRDSSRHCPSLWAGTNGGAVYAFALRVPPAERRMDELVRAEQAKEIQLMHRAPIVGILVLDGHSVPLPEPLEVAHDLSKSPDMQGSHQLLVVSEEQFKVFTLPKVSAKLKLKLTALEGSRVRRVSVAHFGSCRVEDYGEHHLAVLTNLGDVQVVSVPLLKPQVRYSCIRREDVSGIASCVFTKYGQGFYLISPSEFERFSLSTKWLVEPRCLVDSAETKNHSCPRNGSGPEKALGRARNSGSQSDGEERRPSPVMEHALLNDERVLKEIQSTLEGDRGSYGDWRSQRVAVSGVSGTRIQAAR; this is translated from the exons ATGAGGCGGTTCCTGAGGCCGGGACACGACCCTGCACGTGAGAGGCTCAAGCGGGACCTCTTCCAGTTTAACAAG ACGGTGGAACATGGCTTCCCGCACCAGCCCAGTGCCCTCGGCTACAGCCCCTCTCTGCACATCCTGGCCATCGGCACCCGCTCCGGAGCTGTCAAGCT CTATGGTGCCCCAGGGGTGGAGTTCATGGGGCTGCACCGGGAGAACAACGCCGTAGTGCAGATCCATTTCCTGCCTGGCCAG TGCCAGCTGGTCACTCTGCTGGACGACAACAGCCTGCACCTGTGGAGCCTGAAGGTGAAAGGTGGGGTGTCAGAGCTACAGGAGGATGAGAGTTTCATGCTGCGTGGCCCCCCAGG GGCTGCCCCCAGTGCCACACAGATCACCGTGGTCCTGCCACATTCCTCCCGAGAGCTGCTCTACCTGGGCACTGAGAGCGGCAACGTGTTTGTGGTACAGCTGCCTGCCTTCCGCACCCTGGAGGACCGGACCATCAGCCCGGATGCCGTGCTGCAGCG GTTGCCAGAGGAGGCCCGCCAGCGGCGCGTGTTTGAGATGGTGGAGGCTCTGCAGGAACACCCTCGAGACCCCCACCAGATCCTCATCGGCTACAGCCGGGGCCTCGTTGTCATCTGGGACCTGCGGGGCAGCCGTGTGCTCTGCCATTTCCTCAGCAGCCAG CAACTGGAGAACGTGTGCTGGCAGCGGGACGGCCGCCTGATTGTCAGCTGCCATTCTGACGGCAGCTATCACCAGTGGCCTGTGTCCACCGACGCCCAGCCACCGGAGCCCCTGCGCAGCCACGTGCCTTACG GTCCTTTTCCTTGCAAAGCTATTACCAAAATCTTCTGGCTGACCACCAGGCAGGG GTCGCCCTTCACCATCTTCCAGGGTGGTATGCCTCGGGCCAGCTATGGGGACCGCCACTGCATCTCAGTGATCCACAATGACCAGCAGACAGCCTTCGACTTCACCTCCCGTGTCATTGACTTTACTGTCCTTGCCGAGGCAGACCCTGCAGCAG CCTTTGATGACCCCTACGCACTAGTGGTGCTGGCTGAGGAGGAGCTGGTGGTGATTGACCTGCAGACAGCCGGTTGGCCGCTGGTCCAGCCTCCCTACCTGGCCTCCCTGCACTGCTCTGCCATCACCTGCTCCCACCACGTCTCCAACATCCCCCTGAAGCTGTGGGAGCGGATCATCGCTGCTGGCAGCCGGCAGAATACACACTTCTCCACCATG GAGTGGCCCATTGATGGTGGCACCAGTCtggccccagccccgccccagaGGGACCTGCTGCTCACGGG GCACGAGGATGGCACGGTGCGGTTCTGGGACGCCTCTGGCGTCTGCTTGCGGCTGCTCTATAAACTCAGCACGGTACGAGTGTTCCTCACTGACACAGACCCCAACGAGAACCTCAGTGCCCAGGGCGAAGATGAGTGGCCCCCACTCCGCAAG GTGGGCTCCTTCGACCCCTACAGTGATGATCCCCGGCTGGGCATCCAGAAGATTTTCCTCTGCAAATACAGTGGCTACCTGGCTGTGGCAGGCACGGCAGGGCAG GTGCTCGTGCTGGAGCTGAATGACGAGGAGGCAGAGCACACTGTGGAGCAGGTGGAGGCCGACCTGCTGCAGGACCAGGAGGGCTACCGCTGGAAGGGGCACGAGCGCCTGTGTGCCCGCCCAGGGCCCGTGCGCTTCGAGCCCGGCTTCCAACCCTTTGTGTTGGTGCAGTGCCAGCCCCCGGCTGTGGTCACCTCCTTGGCCCTACACTCTGAGTGGCGGCTCGTGGCCTTTGGCACCAGCCACGGCTTTGGCCTCTTTGACCACCAGCAACGGCGACAGGTCTTTGTCAA GTGCACACTGCACCCCAGCGACCAGCTAGCCTTGGAGGGCCCACTGTCCCGTGTGAAGTCCCTAAAGAAGTCCCTGCGCCAGTCCTTCCGCCGGATACGTCGCAGCCGAGTGTCCAGCCGGAAGCGGCGGCCAGCTGGGCCCCCGGGGGAG GTGCCGGAGGGAAGCTCCAGGGCAGAGCGGACGGGCCTGCAGAACATGGAGCTGGCGCCTGTGCAGCGCAAGATCGAGGCCCGCTCGGCGGAGGACTCCTTCACAGGCTTCGTCCGGACCCTCTACTTCGCTGACACCTACTTGAGGGACA GCTCCCGCCACTGCCCCTCACTGTGGGCTGGAACCAATGGGGGTGCTGTCTACGCCTTTGCTCTGCGCGTGCCCCCCGCTGAGCGGAGAATGGATGAGCTGGTGCGGGCAGAGCAGG CCAAGGAGATCCAGCTAATGCACCGAGCGCCCATAGTGGGCATCCTGGTGCTGGATGGACACAGCGTGCCCCTTCCTGAGCCCCTGGAAGTGGCGCATGACCTGTCGAAGAGCCCAGACATGCAGGGAAGCCACCAACTGCTTGTTGTGTCAGAGGAGCAGTTCAAG GTGTTCACGCTGCCCAAGGTGAGTGCTAAGCTGAAGCTGAAGCTGACTGCCCTGGAGGGCTCGCGGGTGCGGCGGGTCAGCGTGGCCCACTTCGGCAGCTGTCGAGTGGAGGACTACGGGGAGCATCACCTGGCCGTCCTCACCAACCTGGGCGACGTCCAGGTGGTCTCAGTGCCCCTGCTCAAGCCCCAGGTGCGTTACAGCTGCATCCGCCGGGAGGACGTCAGTGGCATCGCCTCCTGCGTCTTCACCAAATATGGCCAAG GCTTCTACCTGATCTCACCTTCGGAGTTTGAGcgcttctctctctccaccaagTGGCTGGTTGAGCCCCGGTGTCTGGTGGACTCAGCAGAAACCAAGAACCACAGCTGCCCCCGCAATGGATCTGGCCCTGAGAAGGCCTTGGGCAGGGCCAG GAACTCAGGGAGCCAGAGTGATGGAGAGG AGAGAAGGCCCAGCCCCGTGATGGAGCACGCTCTGCTCAATGACGAGA gGGTCCTGAAGGAGATCCAGAGCACGCTGGAGGGA
- the LLGL2 gene encoding LLGL scribble cell polarity complex component 2 isoform X2 yields MRRFLRPGHDPARERLKRDLFQFNKTVEHGFPHQPSALGYSPSLHILAIGTRSGAVKLYGAPGVEFMGLHRENNAVVQIHFLPGQCQLVTLLDDNSLHLWSLKVKGGVSELQEDESFMLRGPPGAAPSATQITVVLPHSSRELLYLGTESGNVFVVQLPAFRTLEDRTISPDAVLQRLPEEARQRRVFEMVEALQEHPRDPHQILIGYSRGLVVIWDLRGSRVLCHFLSSQQLENVCWQRDGRLIVSCHSDGSYHQWPVSTDAQPPEPLRSHVPYGPFPCKAITKIFWLTTRQGSPFTIFQGGMPRASYGDRHCISVIHNDQQTAFDFTSRVIDFTVLAEADPAAAFDDPYALVVLAEEELVVIDLQTAGWPLVQPPYLASLHCSAITCSHHVSNIPLKLWERIIAAGSRQNTHFSTMEWPIDGGTSLAPAPPQRDLLLTGHEDGTVRFWDASGVCLRLLYKLSTVRVFLTDTDPNENLSAQGEDEWPPLRKVGSFDPYSDDPRLGIQKIFLCKYSGYLAVAGTAGQVLVLELNDEEAEHTVEQVEADLLQDQEGYRWKGHERLCARPGPVRFEPGFQPFVLVQCQPPAVVTSLALHSEWRLVAFGTSHGFGLFDHQQRRQVFVKCTLHPSDQLALEGPLSRVKSLKKSLRQSFRRIRRSRVSSRKRRPAGPPGEVPEGSSRAERTGLQNMELAPVQRKIEARSAEDSFTGFVRTLYFADTYLRDSSRHCPSLWAGTNGGAVYAFALRVPPAERRMDELVRAEQAKEIQLMHRAPIVGILVLDGHSVPLPEPLEVAHDLSKSPDMQGSHQLLVVSEEQFKVFTLPKVSAKLKLKLTALEGSRVRRVSVAHFGSCRVEDYGEHHLAVLTNLGDVQVVSVPLLKPQVRYSCIRREDVSGIASCVFTKYGQGFYLISPSEFERFSLSTKWLVEPRCLVDSAETKNHSCPRNGSGPEKALGRARNSGSQSDGEERRPSPVMEHALLNDERVLKEIQSTLEGDRGSYGDWRSQRVAVRYSLSNGGAE; encoded by the exons ATGAGGCGGTTCCTGAGGCCGGGACACGACCCTGCACGTGAGAGGCTCAAGCGGGACCTCTTCCAGTTTAACAAG ACGGTGGAACATGGCTTCCCGCACCAGCCCAGTGCCCTCGGCTACAGCCCCTCTCTGCACATCCTGGCCATCGGCACCCGCTCCGGAGCTGTCAAGCT CTATGGTGCCCCAGGGGTGGAGTTCATGGGGCTGCACCGGGAGAACAACGCCGTAGTGCAGATCCATTTCCTGCCTGGCCAG TGCCAGCTGGTCACTCTGCTGGACGACAACAGCCTGCACCTGTGGAGCCTGAAGGTGAAAGGTGGGGTGTCAGAGCTACAGGAGGATGAGAGTTTCATGCTGCGTGGCCCCCCAGG GGCTGCCCCCAGTGCCACACAGATCACCGTGGTCCTGCCACATTCCTCCCGAGAGCTGCTCTACCTGGGCACTGAGAGCGGCAACGTGTTTGTGGTACAGCTGCCTGCCTTCCGCACCCTGGAGGACCGGACCATCAGCCCGGATGCCGTGCTGCAGCG GTTGCCAGAGGAGGCCCGCCAGCGGCGCGTGTTTGAGATGGTGGAGGCTCTGCAGGAACACCCTCGAGACCCCCACCAGATCCTCATCGGCTACAGCCGGGGCCTCGTTGTCATCTGGGACCTGCGGGGCAGCCGTGTGCTCTGCCATTTCCTCAGCAGCCAG CAACTGGAGAACGTGTGCTGGCAGCGGGACGGCCGCCTGATTGTCAGCTGCCATTCTGACGGCAGCTATCACCAGTGGCCTGTGTCCACCGACGCCCAGCCACCGGAGCCCCTGCGCAGCCACGTGCCTTACG GTCCTTTTCCTTGCAAAGCTATTACCAAAATCTTCTGGCTGACCACCAGGCAGGG GTCGCCCTTCACCATCTTCCAGGGTGGTATGCCTCGGGCCAGCTATGGGGACCGCCACTGCATCTCAGTGATCCACAATGACCAGCAGACAGCCTTCGACTTCACCTCCCGTGTCATTGACTTTACTGTCCTTGCCGAGGCAGACCCTGCAGCAG CCTTTGATGACCCCTACGCACTAGTGGTGCTGGCTGAGGAGGAGCTGGTGGTGATTGACCTGCAGACAGCCGGTTGGCCGCTGGTCCAGCCTCCCTACCTGGCCTCCCTGCACTGCTCTGCCATCACCTGCTCCCACCACGTCTCCAACATCCCCCTGAAGCTGTGGGAGCGGATCATCGCTGCTGGCAGCCGGCAGAATACACACTTCTCCACCATG GAGTGGCCCATTGATGGTGGCACCAGTCtggccccagccccgccccagaGGGACCTGCTGCTCACGGG GCACGAGGATGGCACGGTGCGGTTCTGGGACGCCTCTGGCGTCTGCTTGCGGCTGCTCTATAAACTCAGCACGGTACGAGTGTTCCTCACTGACACAGACCCCAACGAGAACCTCAGTGCCCAGGGCGAAGATGAGTGGCCCCCACTCCGCAAG GTGGGCTCCTTCGACCCCTACAGTGATGATCCCCGGCTGGGCATCCAGAAGATTTTCCTCTGCAAATACAGTGGCTACCTGGCTGTGGCAGGCACGGCAGGGCAG GTGCTCGTGCTGGAGCTGAATGACGAGGAGGCAGAGCACACTGTGGAGCAGGTGGAGGCCGACCTGCTGCAGGACCAGGAGGGCTACCGCTGGAAGGGGCACGAGCGCCTGTGTGCCCGCCCAGGGCCCGTGCGCTTCGAGCCCGGCTTCCAACCCTTTGTGTTGGTGCAGTGCCAGCCCCCGGCTGTGGTCACCTCCTTGGCCCTACACTCTGAGTGGCGGCTCGTGGCCTTTGGCACCAGCCACGGCTTTGGCCTCTTTGACCACCAGCAACGGCGACAGGTCTTTGTCAA GTGCACACTGCACCCCAGCGACCAGCTAGCCTTGGAGGGCCCACTGTCCCGTGTGAAGTCCCTAAAGAAGTCCCTGCGCCAGTCCTTCCGCCGGATACGTCGCAGCCGAGTGTCCAGCCGGAAGCGGCGGCCAGCTGGGCCCCCGGGGGAG GTGCCGGAGGGAAGCTCCAGGGCAGAGCGGACGGGCCTGCAGAACATGGAGCTGGCGCCTGTGCAGCGCAAGATCGAGGCCCGCTCGGCGGAGGACTCCTTCACAGGCTTCGTCCGGACCCTCTACTTCGCTGACACCTACTTGAGGGACA GCTCCCGCCACTGCCCCTCACTGTGGGCTGGAACCAATGGGGGTGCTGTCTACGCCTTTGCTCTGCGCGTGCCCCCCGCTGAGCGGAGAATGGATGAGCTGGTGCGGGCAGAGCAGG CCAAGGAGATCCAGCTAATGCACCGAGCGCCCATAGTGGGCATCCTGGTGCTGGATGGACACAGCGTGCCCCTTCCTGAGCCCCTGGAAGTGGCGCATGACCTGTCGAAGAGCCCAGACATGCAGGGAAGCCACCAACTGCTTGTTGTGTCAGAGGAGCAGTTCAAG GTGTTCACGCTGCCCAAGGTGAGTGCTAAGCTGAAGCTGAAGCTGACTGCCCTGGAGGGCTCGCGGGTGCGGCGGGTCAGCGTGGCCCACTTCGGCAGCTGTCGAGTGGAGGACTACGGGGAGCATCACCTGGCCGTCCTCACCAACCTGGGCGACGTCCAGGTGGTCTCAGTGCCCCTGCTCAAGCCCCAGGTGCGTTACAGCTGCATCCGCCGGGAGGACGTCAGTGGCATCGCCTCCTGCGTCTTCACCAAATATGGCCAAG GCTTCTACCTGATCTCACCTTCGGAGTTTGAGcgcttctctctctccaccaagTGGCTGGTTGAGCCCCGGTGTCTGGTGGACTCAGCAGAAACCAAGAACCACAGCTGCCCCCGCAATGGATCTGGCCCTGAGAAGGCCTTGGGCAGGGCCAG GAACTCAGGGAGCCAGAGTGATGGAGAGG AGAGAAGGCCCAGCCCCGTGATGGAGCACGCTCTGCTCAATGACGAGA gGGTCCTGAAGGAGATCCAGAGCACGCTGGAGGGA